The Clostridium botulinum BKT015925 genome includes the window TCAGAAAAAATTAGGTGAAGACGAAGTGATAACAAAGACAGCTTATGAAGTTTCTATTTCTAAATTAGAGCATGCTGATGAATTTGAGAATGAACAGGATGAATCAGTAGAAAATTTAGCGGAATAAATAAAAATACTTGGCTTTCGCCAAGTATTTTTATTTTCTTAAATCATCCATTAATTTAGTTTTATCCTTAGTTTTGCTATCAACAGTTTTGATGATTTTAGCAGGGCTTCCAGCTACAACTACATTTTCAGGTATATCTTCTACAACAACTGATCCGGCAGCCACAACAGAGTTTTTACCAACACGAACACCTTCAAGTATAACGGCATTAGCACCTATTAAAACATTATCTTCAATTTCACATGGTGATTTACTAGGTGGTTCTAGAACACCTGCAACTACTGCACCAGCTCCTAGGTGAACATTTTTACCTAATTTCGCACGAGCGCCTAGTACAGCGTTCATATCTACCATTGTACCTTCGCCAATTTCACATCCTATGTTTATTACAGCTCCCATCATTATAACAGCATTTTTGCCGATTGAAACCATATCCCTAATGATTGCACCAGGTTCAATTCTAGCATCTATATGTTTTGTATCAAGCATTGGTATAGCTGAATTTCTTCTATCTTGTTCTATTTTATATTTTGTTATTAATGTTTTGTTTTTATCCAAAAACTCTAATACTTCTACACTTTCACCAAATAATATGTAGAAGTTATTGTCACCGTAGCATTCTATATTATCAAATTTACAATCTTTAAGATTTCCATCTACATATACTTTAAGTGGAGTAGATTTTTTTGCTTCTTTTATGTACCTTGCAATTTCGTATGGATTTGTTAAATCGTAATTCATTCCATAGCCTCCTTGTATGTTCAAATATAATGTATATTATAATCAATATTATGCGTAAATGAAAGCAAAATATATAAAAAACAAATATGAAATAAAAAATTCTTACATAATATAATTGTTATGATTGGTCATATGGACATATGTATGACAATAAAGTAAAATTTATAATAATGAAATTTGAAATATTAAATATAACATAAATTAAATTTTGAAATGAGGTATTATTTTATGAAAAAGTTAGTTTCTAATCATGTAGAAAATATTGAAATATCAGGCATAAGAAAATTTTATAATAAAGTTGTAAAAATTCCAGATGCACTTTCTCTTACTTTAGGTCAGCCAGATTTTAATGTGCCACAGAAAATAAAAGATGCAATGATAAAAGCTATTAATGAAAATAAAACTGCATATACATCTAATGCTGGTATAGAAGAACTAAGAGAAGAAATATCAAAATATTTATATAGCAATTTTAATATAGCTTATGAGAAGGAAGAAATATGCTTAACTATAGGAGGAAGTGAAGCTTTACTTGCCACGTTTATGGCATTTATAAATGAAGGAGATAAGGTGCTTATACCAACTCCCGCATATCCTGCTTATGAAAGTTGTGTAAAACTTTTAGGTGGTACAATAGTTAATTATGAATTAAATGATGATTTTTCTATTAATCACATAAGACTTAAAGAAATTATAGAAAAAGAAAATCCTAAGATTATGGTGTTATCTTATCCATGCAATCCAACAGGTGCAATATTAAGTAAGGAAGATAAAGAAAAATTATATGAATTAATGAAAGAAAAAAATATTTTAATCATAAGTGATGAAATATATAGTTCACTTTGTTTTGAAAAAGAATATAATTCCTTAGGTCAATATGAAGATATTAAAGAAAAAGTGATTATTGTAAATGGGTTTTCAAAGATGTTTTCTATGACAGGACTTAGACTTGGATATGTTTGTGCTCATAAAAAGAATATAGATAGCATTATTAAGGTTCATCAATATAATGTATCTTGTGCACCATCAATTGTTCAATGGGGAGCATTAGAAGGCTTGAAAAATTCACTTGATGATGTAGAAAACATGAAAAATGAGTTTATAAAAAGAAGAGATTACTTATATGATAGATTAAATGCAATGGGATTTGAAGTAAATATGCCTAAAGGAGCATTTTATATGTTTCCAAGTATTAAAAAATTCAATATGAGTAGTGAGGAATTTTGTGAGAGATTATTAAACGAAGCAAAAGTAGCTATTGTTCCTGGATCTGCATTTGGCAATGGCGGAGAAGGTTTTGTTAGAATTTCTTATTGCTATTCAATAGAAAGAATTAAAGAATCCATAGAAAGATTAGAAGCGTGGATTAATACTTTATAAAATAAAATGATTATATTTATAAATATTATATTTATAAATATAATCATTTTAAATTGCAAGAAAATTTAAATATGGTCAAGAAATGAAAGAAAAAATTCATAAAATTAAAATAGTGTATGTGACACATTTACGCTTGTAAATGCATAAGAATAATTAGATAGATAAAAATTTTGTTTAATTTCCATATGTTTAAAAAAATATTAACAATATTGACCAAAAGTTCAAAATGTGGTATGATTTTTAGAAATAAATAATAAAATTATTAATACAAAGTGATAAATTTTAAAATTATATATTTTTATGAAAAAAATGTATTTATGAAAGAATACATATGAAAATTTTCATTTTGTATTATAACTGAATTTATATTTATACATGAAATTCAGAGTTAGGTTTTAAAAATAAAAAGGGGGAATTTAAGTGAAGAAGAAAGTACTAGCGGTACTGCTAACTACAGCTTTAGCGACAACTATGTTGTTTACTGGATGTGGAAGCAAACAAGGGGCAAATGGTGCTGGAAATAAAGCAGCACAAAGTGGAGGAACATTAAATGTTGATTTAGCTGAAATTAAAACTTTAGATTCAGCTCAAGGTCAAGATACAGCATCAGGAACTGCTGTAAATGCGGCATTTGAAGGATTAACAAGAGTAAATAACAAGAAGGTAGAGCTTGCTGCAGCAAAAGAGTGTAAAGTATCTGATGATAAAAAGACATATACTTTCACATTAAAAGATTTGAAATGGACAGATGGAAAGCCAGTAACAGCTAAGGATTTTGAATATGCTTGGAAGCGATTAGTTGATCCTAAAACTAAAGCACCATTTTCAACATTTATAAATGGTGTAGTAAAAAATGCTACTAAAATTTCTACTGGAAAAGGTAAATTAGAAGAATTAGGAGTTAAGGCTAAAGATGATAAAACTTTAGTTGTAGAACTTGAAAAACCAGTTCCATATTTTGAGGAGCAATTAGCTCATACAGTATTATTTCCTCAAAGAAAAGATATAGTTGAAGCTCAAGGAGATAAATATGGTTCAGATCCAACTAAAATGGTATTTAATGGACCTTTTGTAATCGAAAGTTGGCAAAAAGGTGGTAAAACTATATTAAAGAAAAATGATAAATATTATGATACAGCAAATGTAAAGATTGATAAACTTACGTTTCAATGTATAAAGGAATTACCAACTAAGTATCAAATGTTTTCATCAAAGCAATTAGATGTAATTCAAGGAACAGGTGAGTATGCAGAAAAGTTAAAAAAGGATGCTGATGCTGGTAAATGTAATTTAAGAGTAGGAAAGTCACTAAGTTCATTTTATATGATGTTTAATATGAATGGTAAAAATAAACTTCTTATGAATCCTAAAATAAGACTGGCGTTATCTTTAGCAATTGACAGAGAGACATATGTAAATAAAATTTATAAAAGAGGATTTGTATCATATGGACTAATTCCAGATACAATGAAATGTGGAGATAAAGATTTTAGAAAAGAAGTACCTGAACCACTAAAAGCAATTGTAAATCAAAATAAAGATCCAAAAGCGTTATTTATAGAAGGTTTAAAAGAACTTAAAATGAATCCAGATCCATCTAAATATACTTTGAATTATATGGAACAAGGTAGTGATGCTTTTTATAAACAATGTGCTGAGTATTATCAAAATCAATGGAAGACAAAATTAGGAGTTAATATAACAATTAAACAACCAGCTAGCTTTGCGGATTATATAACAAAATGTCAAGCGGGAGAATTTGAAATAGCAATGTCAGGATGGATTGCTGATTTTAATGATCCATTTAGTATGATGTCATGTTTCATGAAGAATGATGGTAATAATCATAGTAAATATTATAATCCAAAGTATGAGGAAAGTGTAAAGAAGGCAGAACAAGAAAGTGATTCTAGTAAAAGATTAGAACTATTTAAACAGGCAGAAAACATTCTTGTAGCTGAAGATGCTGGAATAGCACCTGCTTTTAGTAAAGATGTAAGGGTTGCAGAACAGAAAAAATAAAAGGAATTCAAAATCCATCATGTGGTTGTGAATATGAATTTAAGTGGGCAAGTATTGAAAAATAAATTTAAATTCTAGATGAAAATTATAAATACTACAACGAAAATCAATCGTTGTAGTATTTATATATAAATTTTTATTATACATAGTATCATCATAATTATTTAATTGAATAATGTTTGATATGTACTTAATTAATAAATGTAAAGAGGGGGAAAACAATGGCTAAATATATACTAAAAAGAATAGGTTATATGTTAGTAACACTATGGGTTATAATAACAGCAACTTTTTTCCTAATGAATAGTATACCTGGAGATCCGGTTATGGTAAAGGCTCAAAAATTGCCTCCGGAAATGCAACAAATTATGAGAGAACAATATGGACTTGATAAGCCTTTAACAACTAGATATGTTATATATCTAAAAAATTTAACTAAAGGACAATTAGGAGATTCTTTTATAACTCCTGGATATAATGTTCAGGAGATTATAGATGAAAAGTTTCCCAATTCTGCGAGATTGGGAGTTCAGGCAGTGTGTATTGGGCTTGTTATAGGTGTGATTTTGGGTGTTGTAGCTGCATTTAGAAGAAATACCAATGTTGATTTTATTGTCATATTTCTTGCGATATTAGGTGTTTCTATACCAAGTTTCGTTCTTGCGGCATTACTTCAAAAAGGTTTTGGTGGAGGAGTACTTCCTATAGCAGGATGGTATGATCCTGGTGATGGAATAGAAGGAATTAAATTTACTATACTACCAACATTAGCTTTGTGTTTTGGTAGTTTAGCAACATATGCTAGATATATGAGAACTTCAGTGTTGGATGTTATAGGAAAAGATTATATAATTACTGCTAAAGCAAAAGGACTTTCACAAACGGCAATTGCATGGAAGCATATAATTAGAAATGCTATATTGCCTATAATAACTATATTAGGACCTCAGCTTGCAGCTATAATAACAGGTTCTATAGTAATAGAAAGAATTTTTGCTATTCCTGGAATAGGAAATTCTATGATAGATGCAATACTTACAAATGATTATAATATCATAATGGGGTTAACTATCTTTTATTCAGCTTTATACATTGTAGCTTTATTAATAGTAGATATTATGTATTCGGTGATAGATCCAAGAATAAGACTAACAGGCGAAAAAAGATAGGGGGATTGTTTGAATGATGGAATTAAAAAAAGATCAATTTGAAGTGATAGGCTGTAATGATGAAAATTCAGAAGTTATCTTAAGGCCAAACATGACATATTGGCAAGATGCTTGGAGACGACTAAAACAAAATAAAGTAGCCATGTTTTCTATGGGACTACTTTTAGTAATAATAGTTATGTGTATAATAGGACCGCATATTACTAAACATGGTTATTCAGAACAAATAGCAGAAAATATCAACTTAGAACCTAATGGTGAGTATTGGTTTGGGACAGATAATTTAGGAAGAGATATATTTTCAAGGCTTTGGTTAGGTGGAAGAGTATCAATTGCCATTGGTGTATTGGGTACTATAATAGAAGTTATTATAGGTTGTATATATGGTGGAATTAGTGGATACTTTGGTGGCAGAGTAGATGATATAATGATGAGAATAGTTGAGATATTAAATAGTATTCCTTATATGATAGTTGTTATTATACTTTCTATATACTTAGGTGCTGGCATGGCATCATTATTAATTGCTTTATGTATAACTGGATGGACAGGTATGGCTCGTATGGTGAGAGGGCAAGTTCTTCAGTTAAAACAATCAGAATATGTATTAGCAGCTCAAGCATTAGGAGGAACATCTTCAAGAATAATATTAAGACATTTGATTCCTAATACTATAGGAATAATAATTATATATATGACTTTTGATATACCAGGTTTTATATTTGCAGAAGCTTTCTTAAGTTTTATAGGACTTGGAATAAAGCCACCGGCTACAAGTTGGGGTGCGATGTGTGCGGCTGGTCAATCGGTAATGGATTTTTATCCATATCAATTAATATTCCCAGCTGTGGCTATATGTTTAACAATGCTTGCGTTTAATTTATTAGGTGATGGATTAAGAGATGCGTTAGATCCAAAACTTCGTCAGTAAGGAGGAAAAAATATGACTAAATTGTTGGATGTAAAAAATTTAAAGGTTTCTTTCCATACTTATGCTGGTGAAGTTCAATCTGTTAGAGGAGTAAACTTTAGTTTGGAAAAAGGAGAAACTTTGGCAATTGTTGGTGAATCAGGATGTGGAAAGACAATAACATCAAAAAGTATAATGAGATTGATTCCAATGCCACCTGGAGAAATTAAAGAAGGATCAGAAATATTATTTGAAGGAAAAGATATTGTAAAAATGTCAGAAAAGGAACTAAGAGATGTAAGGGGTGGGAAGATAAGCATGATATTCCAAGATCCTATGACTTCTCTTAATCCAACTATGAAAGTAGGTAAACAAATAGCAGAAAGTTTAATTATTCATAAAGGAATGAAAAAACAAGAAGCTATGCAAGAAGCATTAAAAATGCTAAAGATTGTAAATATACCTAATGCAGAGAAAAGAATTAATCAATATCCTCATGAGTTTTCGGGTGGAATGAGACAAAGGGTTATGATTGCTATAGCTCTTGCATGTGACCCTAAGATATTAATTGCAGATGAACCTACAACTGCGCTAGATGTAACTATACAAGCTCAAATAATGGAGCTTATAGCCGATCTTCAAGAAAAGTTGGGAACAGCAGTTATATTGATAACTCATGATTTAGGGGTTGTTGCAAGTGTTGCTCATAGAATACAGGTTATGTATGCGGGTCAAGTTGTAGAAAGAGGAACTACTGATGAAATATTCTATAATCCAAAACATCCATATACATGGGCGCTATTGCAGTCAGTTCCAAGGTTAGATACTAAGAATAAAGATAAATTATATTCTTTAAAAGGAACACCACCAGATTTGGTACAGCCTCCAAAGGGATGTCCTTTTGCTTCTAGATGTGAATATTGTATGAAAATTTGTAAGGATGCTATGCCAGAGATAACTAAGATCAGTGATACACAGGAGGTTTCATGTTGGTTACAACATCCTATGGCACCAGAGGTAATTCCTCCAATAAGTGTAGGGGGTGGAACTAATGAATAGTGATAATTTAAATAAAAATAATAATGAGCATTTAGTAGAAGTTAAGAACTTAAAGAAATATTTTAAAGTAGGTAAAAATGCTACATTAAAAGCAGTAGATGATGTAAGTTTTAATATAAAAAAGGGTGAAACTTTAGGTTTAGTTGGAGAATCAGGATGTGGAAAGACTACTTGTGGTAGAACTGTACTTGGACTTTATTCTGCAACAGAGGGTGAAGTTTTATTTGAAGGTTTAAATATACATGGACTTAAAGGAAAAGATAAAAGAGATTTTACAAAACATGCTCAAATAATATTTCAAGATCCATATGCTTCATTAGATCCTAGAATGACAGTAGGAGACATAATAGCAGAGGGAATAGATATTCATGGGTTATATACTGGTCAGGAAAGAACAGATAAGATTTATAAGTTACTTGATCTTGTAGGATTGAATAAAGAACATGCTTCAAGATTTCCTCACGAATTTTCAGGGGGTCAAAGGCAAAGAATAGGTATAGCAAGAGCCCTTGCTGTTGAACCTAAATTTATAGTTTGTGATGAGCCTATTTCAGCTCTTGACGTTTCTATACAAGCTCAAGTAGTAAACTTACTTATTGAACTTCAAAGAAAATTTGATTTAACGTATCTCTTTATAGCACATGATTTATCTATGGTTAAGCATATTTCAGATAGAGTAGGTGTTATGTATTTAGGAAATATGGTGGAGCTCGCTGATAGTGAAAAATTATATTCAAAACCACTTCATCCATATACTCAAGCTTTACTTTCAGCTATACCATTTCCAGATCCAGAAGCTGAAAAATCAAGAAATAGAATAATGTTAGAAGGTGAAGTACCTAGTCCAATAAATCCTAAACCAGGATGTAGATTTGCGGCAAGATGTAAATATGCTACAGATGAATGTACAAATAAAAGACCAGATTTTATAGAAATAGAGCCAGGACATTTTGTTGCATGTCATTTAGTGAAGTCTTCTAAATAATACTCTTAAATAAAAAAGACTTAAGATAATGAAGAAAATAAGCTTCGTATTTTAAGTCTTTTGTTTATATACAATTAAAATAAGTATTATAAAAAGCCATTATACATATGTATAATGGCTTCAGGCTGTTGATAAACATAATTTGTCAACAGCCTTTTTACATTTATTACAAAAAGGATATCTCCTACTTCTGTAGAATATATATTTAGACCAATAAATTATTTAGCCCGTTAGGGCTCCTACGGAGGCAAAATGCTTACTAATAATGAGAGAAAACAAAATCAATTAGAACTGGTTTATATAGAAAACTTAGTACCAGAAAATCATATACTTAGAAAAATAGATAAATTCATAGACTTTTCGTTTATACGAGATTTAACTAAGGATTTATATTGTCCTGACAATGGTAGACCATCAGTAGATCCAGTTGTATTATTTAAAATGCTTTTTATTGGATACCTATTCGGTATACGCTCTGAGCGTCAGCTCGTAAAGGAAATACAAGTAAATGTAGCTTATAGGTGGTTCTTAGGATATGGACTTACTGATAAAATACCAAGCCATTCTACCATAAGTCAAAATAGAACAAAGAGATTCAATGATACAAATATACATCAAGAAATATTTGATAACATTGTATTTCAAGCGATTAATAGAAATTTAGTCGATGGCAAAATTTTATACACTGATTCTACCCATCTAAAAGCTAACGCTAATAAACATAAACTTATAAAAAAAGAAATAACTAAATCTACAAAGGAATACTTTGATGAATTAGAAAAAGATATTAATAAAGATAGAATTAATCATAATAAAAAGCCTCTAAAAAAAGACCTAAAAACATCTGAAACCAAAGAAATAAAAGTAAGTACAACTGATCCAGACAGTGGATATATGGTTAGGGACGGAAAACCAAAAGGTTTTTTTTATTTAGATCATAGAACTGTTGACGGAAAATATAATATTATAACTGATGTTCATGTAACTCCAGGTAATATTAATGATGTAGATCCTTATGTTAAAAGAATAGAGACGCAAATAAAAAAGTTTAATTTTAATACAAAGTATTTAGTAGCTGATGCTGGTTATTCTACAAATCCTATTTGTAAGCAAGTTTCAGAAAAAAATTATCAAGGTGTTTTTGGTTTCCGTTTAGGACCTCATGTTAAAGAAAAGTATACTAAATATAGATTTCAATATATTAAAGAATTAGATGGATATGTATGTATGAATAACTTCTTTTTAAAATACAAAACCACTACAAGAAGCGGATATAAAGAATATGTTAGTAATGCGGATGAATGTGCTTCATGCAAATATAAAAATAATTGTTTAATATCTGATAAATCAATTAACAGAACTATACGTCGTCATGTTTGGGAAGATTATAAGGATCAAATTTTTGCATTTACTAAAACTGAAAAAGGTAAAAGTATTTATAAAAAACGTAAAGAAAAAATTGAGCGTAGCTTTGCTGATTCAAAAGAATTACATGGGCTGCGCTATTGTCGCATGCGAGGAATTAAAAATGTTTCC containing:
- a CDS encoding peptide ABC transporter substrate-binding protein, with protein sequence MKKKVLAVLLTTALATTMLFTGCGSKQGANGAGNKAAQSGGTLNVDLAEIKTLDSAQGQDTASGTAVNAAFEGLTRVNNKKVELAAAKECKVSDDKKTYTFTLKDLKWTDGKPVTAKDFEYAWKRLVDPKTKAPFSTFINGVVKNATKISTGKGKLEELGVKAKDDKTLVVELEKPVPYFEEQLAHTVLFPQRKDIVEAQGDKYGSDPTKMVFNGPFVIESWQKGGKTILKKNDKYYDTANVKIDKLTFQCIKELPTKYQMFSSKQLDVIQGTGEYAEKLKKDADAGKCNLRVGKSLSSFYMMFNMNGKNKLLMNPKIRLALSLAIDRETYVNKIYKRGFVSYGLIPDTMKCGDKDFRKEVPEPLKAIVNQNKDPKALFIEGLKELKMNPDPSKYTLNYMEQGSDAFYKQCAEYYQNQWKTKLGVNITIKQPASFADYITKCQAGEFEIAMSGWIADFNDPFSMMSCFMKNDGNNHSKYYNPKYEESVKKAEQESDSSKRLELFKQAENILVAEDAGIAPAFSKDVRVAEQKK
- a CDS encoding ABC transporter permease, with protein sequence MAKYILKRIGYMLVTLWVIITATFFLMNSIPGDPVMVKAQKLPPEMQQIMREQYGLDKPLTTRYVIYLKNLTKGQLGDSFITPGYNVQEIIDEKFPNSARLGVQAVCIGLVIGVILGVVAAFRRNTNVDFIVIFLAILGVSIPSFVLAALLQKGFGGGVLPIAGWYDPGDGIEGIKFTILPTLALCFGSLATYARYMRTSVLDVIGKDYIITAKAKGLSQTAIAWKHIIRNAILPIITILGPQLAAIITGSIVIERIFAIPGIGNSMIDAILTNDYNIIMGLTIFYSALYIVALLIVDIMYSVIDPRIRLTGEKR
- a CDS encoding ABC transporter permease is translated as MMELKKDQFEVIGCNDENSEVILRPNMTYWQDAWRRLKQNKVAMFSMGLLLVIIVMCIIGPHITKHGYSEQIAENINLEPNGEYWFGTDNLGRDIFSRLWLGGRVSIAIGVLGTIIEVIIGCIYGGISGYFGGRVDDIMMRIVEILNSIPYMIVVIILSIYLGAGMASLLIALCITGWTGMARMVRGQVLQLKQSEYVLAAQALGGTSSRIILRHLIPNTIGIIIIYMTFDIPGFIFAEAFLSFIGLGIKPPATSWGAMCAAGQSVMDFYPYQLIFPAVAICLTMLAFNLLGDGLRDALDPKLRQ
- the dapD gene encoding 2,3,4,5-tetrahydropyridine-2,6-dicarboxylate N-acetyltransferase, whose protein sequence is MNYDLTNPYEIARYIKEAKKSTPLKVYVDGNLKDCKFDNIECYGDNNFYILFGESVEVLEFLDKNKTLITKYKIEQDRRNSAIPMLDTKHIDARIEPGAIIRDMVSIGKNAVIMMGAVINIGCEIGEGTMVDMNAVLGARAKLGKNVHLGAGAVVAGVLEPPSKSPCEIEDNVLIGANAVILEGVRVGKNSVVAAGSVVVEDIPENVVVAGSPAKIIKTVDSKTKDKTKLMDDLRK
- a CDS encoding ABC transporter ATP-binding protein — translated: MTKLLDVKNLKVSFHTYAGEVQSVRGVNFSLEKGETLAIVGESGCGKTITSKSIMRLIPMPPGEIKEGSEILFEGKDIVKMSEKELRDVRGGKISMIFQDPMTSLNPTMKVGKQIAESLIIHKGMKKQEAMQEALKMLKIVNIPNAEKRINQYPHEFSGGMRQRVMIAIALACDPKILIADEPTTALDVTIQAQIMELIADLQEKLGTAVILITHDLGVVASVAHRIQVMYAGQVVERGTTDEIFYNPKHPYTWALLQSVPRLDTKNKDKLYSLKGTPPDLVQPPKGCPFASRCEYCMKICKDAMPEITKISDTQEVSCWLQHPMAPEVIPPISVGGGTNE
- a CDS encoding ABC transporter ATP-binding protein; this encodes MNSDNLNKNNNEHLVEVKNLKKYFKVGKNATLKAVDDVSFNIKKGETLGLVGESGCGKTTCGRTVLGLYSATEGEVLFEGLNIHGLKGKDKRDFTKHAQIIFQDPYASLDPRMTVGDIIAEGIDIHGLYTGQERTDKIYKLLDLVGLNKEHASRFPHEFSGGQRQRIGIARALAVEPKFIVCDEPISALDVSIQAQVVNLLIELQRKFDLTYLFIAHDLSMVKHISDRVGVMYLGNMVELADSEKLYSKPLHPYTQALLSAIPFPDPEAEKSRNRIMLEGEVPSPINPKPGCRFAARCKYATDECTNKRPDFIEIEPGHFVACHLVKSSK
- a CDS encoding IS1182-like element ISCbo5 family transposase (programmed frameshift) translates to MLTNNERKQNQLELVYIENLVPENHILRKIDKFIDFSFIRDLTKDLYCPDNGRPSVDPVVLFKMLFIGYLFGIRSERQLVKEIQVNVAYRWFLGYGLTDKIPSHSTISQNRTKRFNDTNIHQEIFDNIVFQAINRNLVDGKILYTDSTHLKANANKHKLIKKEITKSTKEYFDELEKDINKDRINHNKKPLKKDLKTSETKEIKVSTTDPDSGYMVRDGKPKGFFYLDHRTVDGKYNIITDVHVTPGNINDVDPYVKRIETQIKKFNFNTKYLVADAGYSTNPICKQVSEKNYQGVFGFRLGPHVKEKYTKYRFQYIKELDGYVCMNNFFLKYKTTTRSGYKEYVSNADECASCKYKNNCLISDKSINRTIRRHVWEDYKDQIFAFTKTEKGKSIYKKRKEKIERSFADSKELHGLRYCRMRGIKNVSEQCLLTAAVQNMKKIAMVLSHYFSYDLIEIYTKSLHKTSNFLMLSHKRYLTKVKASNYMEAF
- a CDS encoding pyridoxal phosphate-dependent aminotransferase, whose amino-acid sequence is MKKLVSNHVENIEISGIRKFYNKVVKIPDALSLTLGQPDFNVPQKIKDAMIKAINENKTAYTSNAGIEELREEISKYLYSNFNIAYEKEEICLTIGGSEALLATFMAFINEGDKVLIPTPAYPAYESCVKLLGGTIVNYELNDDFSINHIRLKEIIEKENPKIMVLSYPCNPTGAILSKEDKEKLYELMKEKNILIISDEIYSSLCFEKEYNSLGQYEDIKEKVIIVNGFSKMFSMTGLRLGYVCAHKKNIDSIIKVHQYNVSCAPSIVQWGALEGLKNSLDDVENMKNEFIKRRDYLYDRLNAMGFEVNMPKGAFYMFPSIKKFNMSSEEFCERLLNEAKVAIVPGSAFGNGGEGFVRISYCYSIERIKESIERLEAWINTL